TGGGGCCGAGCCTGAATTCATTACCGGCGCCCATCCCAAGGTCATGGCCGTCACCGGCCCGCATCAATACGAGGCGGTGCTGGACGCCGTGCACCGCGCCGTGCCGCCGCGCCCCGATCCCTATGTCGATCTGCTGCCCGCACAAAGCGTCAGCCTCACCCCTCGGCACTTCAGCTATGTGAAGATTTCCGAAGGGTGCAATCACAAGTGCAAGTTCTGCATCATCCCGGACATGCGCGGTCGGCTGGTCAGCCGTCCCGCCCATGCCATCCTGCGCGAGGCGGAAAAGCTGGTCGAGGCCGGGGTGAAGGAGCTTCTGGTCATCAGTCAGGACACCTCCGCCTATGGGGTGGACCGCAAGCATGACCTCGCCCCGTGGAAGGGCCGCGAGGTGCGCGCCCATGTCACCGACCTTGCGCGCGAACTCGGAAGCCTCGGGGCTTGGGTGCGGCTGCATTACGTCTATCCCTATCCGCATGTGCGCGATCTGATCCCGCTGATGGCCGAGGGGCTGGTGCTGCCCTATCTCGACATTCCGTTCCAGCATGCCCACACGGACACGCTGAAGCGCATGGCCCGCCCCGCCGCCGCCGCCCGCACGCTCGACGAGATCGCGGCATGGCGCGCCGCCTGCCCCGACATCACGCTGCGCTCCACCTTCATCGTCGGCTATCCCGGCGAGACGGAGGAGGAGTTCCAGACCCTTCTGGATTGGCTGGACGAGGCGCAGCTCGATCGCGTCGGCTGCTTCCAATACGAGAATGTCGCCGGTGCCCGTTCGAACGATCTGCCGGACCATGTGCCCGCCGAGGTGAAGCAGGACCGCTGGGACCGCTTCATGCAAAAGGCGCTCGCCATTTCCGAAGAAAAGCTCGCCCGCAAGGTCGGCACGCTTCAGCAGGTCATCGTCGATGAGGTGGACGCCGATGGCGCGACCTGCCGCACCAAGGCCGACGCCCCCGAGATCGACGGCAACCTCTTCATCGACGAAGGGTTCGAGCATCTGTCGCCCGGCGATATGGTCACCGTGCGCGTCGACGAGGCTGGGGATTACGATCTCTGGGGCCGGATCGTCTGATCAGGGCAGCGCCGCGATCCAGTCGGCGATGATCTCCGTCAGCGCTTGGGTTCCGCCGGGCGACAGGATGTCGCCGGCAGGAATGTGGTGCATCGGATCGTCCCCCGGAACCGGCACCAGCGGCCGCAGCGTCACCGGCCCGCCCCAGAGCGCGGCCGCGCGGCGCACCGCCCGCGGGCTGATGACCCGGTCCGCATCGGACCACAGAAACAGCGCGGGGATGCGTGCGGCCCCCAACGGCACGGGGCGGCGCATCAGCCCCACCAAGGGGCGCAGCGCCGCCGTGGGATAGCGCAGCGTCCAATGCGCCTCATGCTCGGGGTTCAACGAGGCGATGCGCCGCGTTCGCCCCAGCACCCGCGGCCCCCAGCGAAAGATGCCCGGCAGCCGCAGCAGCCAACCATAACGGCGGTTCAGCGCAAAATTCGGCGACAGCAGCACGACGCCCGCCAGATCCTCCCCCCGCGCGGCGGCCATCGCCGCCAGCAGCCCGCCGGTCGATGTGCCGATCAGCACCGTCCGCCGCCCGAGGGTCCGGGCCAGCGCCAGCGCCGCGTCCAGATCGCCGAGCCAATCCTCGGACCGGACGCGGGCCAGAGCTGCCCCGTCCTGCCCATGCCCCGCCAGCCGCGTCAGAACAAGGTTCGCGCCCAGACGTTCGGCCACGCGGCGGTGAACGGGGTCGATCTCCCATTTCGTGGCGGTGAAGCCGTGCAGATAGACGAGCGCGAGATCGGCCTGCGCGGCATGGCGAACGATCTCCGCACCGTCGCCGGGGCGCAGATCCGGCGGATCATCCCGCCACATCGGCCACCGTCCGGCGGATCAGCGCAAGGCACTCCTCGGACGAAAAGCGGTGATCGGCGCCCTTCACCAGCGTCAGGCGGATGTCCGGCGCGTCCGCATGATCCAGAAGGCGCAGGGCGACGGCCACCGGCACCTCGGCATCGGCGGTGCCCTGCAAAAGGCGCACCGGCATCGGCAGCGGCAGCGGGTCCCGCAGCACGAGGCGATCGCGCCCGTCCTCGATCAGGCGGCGCGTGATGGGCGTCGGCTCTCCATAGGGAGAGGGCATGGGCCACGCCCCGGCCATGACGGCGGCGCGCTGATCCGCGTCGAACCCGTCCCACATCAGATCTTCGGTGAAATCCGGCGCGGCGGCGATCCCCACCAGCGCCGCGACCTTCTCCGGCAGCGCCCGCGCCAGCAGCAGCGCGATCCAGCCGCCCATCGACGATCCGACCAGAACCGCAGGCCCGTCGATCAGGCCAAGAGCGGCGCGCGCATCCTCGAACCAGTCGCCGATGCAGCCATCCTCGAACCGCCCCTCGCTGACGCCGTGGCCGGAATAGTCGAACCGCAGGAACGCCCGGCCCGCGCCGATCGCCCAATCGCGCAGATCGACGGCCTTCGTCCCCTCCATGTCGGAGCGGAATCCGCCGAGGAACACGACGGCCGGGGCCGCGCCGGGCGTCAGATCATAGGTGATGCGGCGGCCTTCGGGCGTGGTCAATTGGGGCATGGTTCCTCCGTTTGCGGCATCCTAGCGCAGCGTGCGGTTG
This DNA window, taken from Falsirhodobacter algicola, encodes the following:
- the rimO gene encoding 30S ribosomal protein S12 methylthiotransferase RimO; this encodes MSQNPPNLRPDLAPKIAIDAAPRSGQPTIGMVSLGCPKALVDSERILTRLRAEGYAISPDYKGADAVIVNTCGFLDSAKAESLDAIGEALRENGKVLVTGCLGAEPEFITGAHPKVMAVTGPHQYEAVLDAVHRAVPPRPDPYVDLLPAQSVSLTPRHFSYVKISEGCNHKCKFCIIPDMRGRLVSRPAHAILREAEKLVEAGVKELLVISQDTSAYGVDRKHDLAPWKGREVRAHVTDLARELGSLGAWVRLHYVYPYPHVRDLIPLMAEGLVLPYLDIPFQHAHTDTLKRMARPAAAARTLDEIAAWRAACPDITLRSTFIVGYPGETEEEFQTLLDWLDEAQLDRVGCFQYENVAGARSNDLPDHVPAEVKQDRWDRFMQKALAISEEKLARKVGTLQQVIVDEVDADGATCRTKADAPEIDGNLFIDEGFEHLSPGDMVTVRVDEAGDYDLWGRIV
- a CDS encoding alpha/beta hydrolase, with translation MWRDDPPDLRPGDGAEIVRHAAQADLALVYLHGFTATKWEIDPVHRRVAERLGANLVLTRLAGHGQDGAALARVRSEDWLGDLDAALALARTLGRRTVLIGTSTGGLLAAMAAARGEDLAGVVLLSPNFALNRRYGWLLRLPGIFRWGPRVLGRTRRIASLNPEHEAHWTLRYPTAALRPLVGLMRRPVPLGAARIPALFLWSDADRVISPRAVRRAAALWGGPVTLRPLVPVPGDDPMHHIPAGDILSPGGTQALTEIIADWIAALP
- a CDS encoding alpha/beta fold hydrolase, producing MPQLTTPEGRRITYDLTPGAAPAVVFLGGFRSDMEGTKAVDLRDWAIGAGRAFLRFDYSGHGVSEGRFEDGCIGDWFEDARAALGLIDGPAVLVGSSMGGWIALLLARALPEKVAALVGIAAAPDFTEDLMWDGFDADQRAAVMAGAWPMPSPYGEPTPITRRLIEDGRDRLVLRDPLPLPMPVRLLQGTADAEVPVAVALRLLDHADAPDIRLTLVKGADHRFSSEECLALIRRTVADVAG